A window of Psychroflexus sp. ALD_RP9 contains these coding sequences:
- a CDS encoding ribonucleoside-diphosphate reductase subunit alpha — protein sequence MYVIKRNGQKEPVMFDKITARIRKLCYGLNPLVEPTKVAMRVIEGLYDGVTTSELDNLAAEVAATMTVSHPDYAHLAARISVSNLHKNTKKTFSEVMTDLYEYVNPRTGKKAPLLADDVFEIIQANKDFFDSRIIYSRDFNYDYFGFKTLERSYLLKLDGKIAERPQHMLMRVSIGIHKEDLEAAVETYELMSKKYFTHATPTLFNSGTPKPQMSSCFLLTTKEDSIDGIYDTLKQTAKISQSAGGIGLSIHNIRATGSYIAGTNGTSNGIVPMLRVFNDTARYVDQGGGKRKGSFAIYLEPWHADIFSFLDLKKNHGAEEMRARDLFYAMWIPDLFMKRVEENGEWTLMCPNECPNLFNMHSEEFEETYLKYEAEGRGRRTIRARELWEKILESQIETGTPYMLYKDAANRKSNQKNLGTIRSSNLCTEILEYTSPDEVAVCNLASIALPMFVKNGEFDHNELYKITKRVIKNLNKVIDRNYYPVKEAENSNMRHRPVGLGVQGLADAFIQLRLPFTSDEAKQLNQEIFETLYFGAVEASMELAKEEGPYSTYEGSPISKGEFQYNLWGLKDADLSGRWDWAKLREKVQENGVRNSLLLAPMPTASTSQILGNNEAFEPYTSNIYTRRVLSGEFIVVNKHLLKDLVARDLWNDDVKDAIMRANGSVQGIDIIPDDIKELYKTVWELSMKDIIDMSRQRGYFIDQSQSLNLFMEGATMAKLTSMHFYAWKSGLKTGMYYLRTKSAVDAIKFTLKNDKKKDDRPSEAAAKAAQKFAAQKQETKLATDDTSLSPDELKALIQQSKESEGDDCLMCGS from the coding sequence ATGTATGTAATTAAAAGAAACGGACAAAAAGAACCGGTAATGTTCGATAAAATTACCGCAAGAATTAGAAAATTATGCTACGGCCTTAATCCTTTAGTTGAACCAACTAAAGTTGCTATGCGTGTTATTGAAGGTTTGTACGATGGCGTAACCACAAGCGAACTCGATAATTTAGCAGCTGAGGTTGCTGCAACTATGACAGTCTCACACCCAGATTATGCGCATCTTGCAGCTAGAATTTCTGTATCTAACCTTCATAAAAATACCAAGAAGACCTTCAGTGAGGTCATGACAGATTTATACGAATATGTTAACCCACGTACAGGAAAAAAAGCACCATTATTAGCCGATGACGTTTTTGAAATTATTCAAGCGAATAAAGATTTTTTCGACTCTAGAATTATTTATAGCCGTGATTTTAATTACGATTACTTCGGATTTAAAACACTTGAACGCTCTTATTTATTGAAGCTAGACGGTAAAATAGCAGAGCGTCCACAACATATGTTAATGCGTGTGTCTATAGGTATTCATAAAGAAGACTTAGAGGCAGCGGTTGAAACTTATGAGTTGATGTCTAAAAAGTACTTTACGCATGCAACACCAACCTTATTTAATTCAGGAACCCCAAAACCACAAATGTCATCTTGCTTCTTATTAACCACTAAAGAAGATAGCATAGACGGTATTTATGATACCTTAAAACAAACTGCTAAAATTTCACAATCTGCTGGAGGTATTGGTTTGTCTATACATAATATACGTGCAACAGGCTCTTACATTGCAGGAACCAACGGAACTTCTAATGGAATTGTACCAATGTTACGCGTTTTTAACGACACAGCGCGCTACGTAGACCAAGGTGGTGGTAAACGTAAAGGATCATTTGCGATCTATTTAGAGCCTTGGCACGCCGATATTTTTAGCTTTTTAGATTTGAAAAAAAATCACGGTGCCGAAGAAATGAGAGCTCGTGATTTGTTTTATGCTATGTGGATTCCTGACTTATTCATGAAGCGTGTTGAAGAAAATGGCGAATGGACGCTCATGTGCCCGAATGAATGCCCTAACTTATTTAACATGCACAGCGAAGAGTTTGAAGAAACTTATTTAAAGTATGAAGCCGAAGGTCGAGGCAGACGTACTATAAGAGCTCGTGAACTTTGGGAAAAAATACTAGAATCTCAAATAGAAACAGGAACACCTTACATGCTTTATAAGGATGCAGCCAATCGTAAGTCTAATCAAAAAAACCTTGGTACAATCCGTTCATCAAACTTGTGTACCGAAATTTTAGAATATACGAGTCCCGATGAAGTTGCTGTGTGTAATTTGGCATCTATCGCACTACCAATGTTTGTGAAAAATGGCGAATTTGACCATAATGAATTGTACAAAATCACCAAACGCGTGATTAAAAACTTGAATAAAGTCATTGATCGTAATTATTACCCTGTAAAAGAAGCTGAAAACTCTAATATGCGGCACAGACCTGTTGGTTTAGGTGTGCAAGGTTTAGCCGATGCATTTATTCAATTAAGATTACCATTTACTTCAGACGAAGCGAAACAACTCAATCAAGAAATCTTTGAGACGCTATATTTCGGTGCGGTTGAAGCTTCTATGGAGCTAGCCAAAGAAGAAGGTCCATATTCAACTTACGAAGGTTCACCTATAAGCAAAGGTGAATTTCAATACAACCTTTGGGGCTTAAAAGATGCTGACTTAAGCGGTCGTTGGGATTGGGCAAAACTCAGAGAAAAAGTTCAAGAAAATGGGGTACGTAATTCTTTATTACTAGCACCAATGCCTACAGCATCGACTTCTCAAATTTTAGGAAATAATGAAGCTTTTGAACCTTATACCTCAAATATTTATACCAGACGTGTGCTTTCAGGTGAGTTTATTGTGGTCAACAAGCACCTTTTAAAAGATTTAGTGGCAAGAGATTTATGGAATGATGATGTGAAAGATGCCATTATGCGTGCCAATGGTTCAGTTCAAGGAATAGACATTATTCCAGACGATATTAAAGAACTCTATAAAACCGTTTGGGAACTATCTATGAAAGATATTATAGACATGTCGCGCCAACGCGGTTACTTTATAGACCAGTCGCAATCGCTTAACTTATTTATGGAAGGTGCCACGATGGCCAAATTAACCTCAATGCATTTTTACGCCTGGAAAAGTGGCCTAAAAACAGGCATGTACTACCTCAGAACCAAATCGGCGGTAGATGCTATTAAATTTACACTTAAAAACGATAAGAAAAAGGATGACCGGCCAAGTGAAGCGGCAGCAAAAGCGGCACAAAAGTTTGCAGCCCAAAAGCAAGAAACTAAGCTCGCAACAGATGATACCTCTTTATCTCCAGATGAACTTAAAGCTTTAATTCAGCAATCAAAAGAGTCTGAAGGAGACGATTGTTTAATGTGCGGTTCATAA